A section of the Salmo salar chromosome ssa05, Ssal_v3.1, whole genome shotgun sequence genome encodes:
- the LOC106605754 gene encoding CCR4-NOT transcription complex subunit 3 isoform X3 has translation MADKRKLQGEIDRCLKKVAEGVEQFEDIWQKLHNAANANQKEKYEADLKKEIKKLQRLRDQIKTWVASNEIKDKRQLVENRKVIETQMERFKVVERETKTKAYSKEGLGLALKVDPAQREKEETGNWLTNTIDTLNMQVDQFESEVESLFIQTRKKKGEKEKQDRIEELKRFIERHRYHIRMLETILRMLDNDSVQVDSIQKIKDDVEYYMESSQDPDFEENEFIYDDLDLEDIPAALVATSPTGMGNIEDEMFLHSSSTPTSTTSSSPIPPSPATCTAENSEDDKKRGRSTDSDVSQSPAKNGTSSLLLSFSSSANSGSSSSSSSLVSMAAVVGGNPGIPTSNSLIGSFSSAVQQHQPQPPQQPVLQPLQQPQQPQTKPCTPSPPSHPLLSTAPSLPTPISASPNSLPQVSSGHILNSSLGLGLGLGKVGMTGTSSANSMSGLGLTGMSASLNTMAGLLSGSTHAPYAQAAALGGLGLSTTTQSSVSVESSSIPTSCTSGVTTNGAGTGLGLLGSSPAHGSLTGGILGLVPGQSVIPGPPQIPLSPVGAAPGGAMGMMGGNGGSMGPIGGGVGSNAAPARPPSGLKQNGSTSYSAVVAESTAESAFSTPSQSQSSQPSSLTSSASQPMDNGPSLISSITLPPSSPSPSFSDSIPGGGSLLNGPHSYTQASEGLKLPTDLRQILMEPRMSAQAPEPPGAMATATNTRKRKQCQAPEPLSSLKAMAERAALGSGLDGEIPNLHLTDRDIFSGSSAAPGTPAAPQPSLSEVSIPPSLGVCPLGPTPLSKDQVYQQTMQESAWTHMPHPSDSERIRQYLMRNPCPTLPFHHQMPPHHSDSIEFYQRLSTETLFFIFYYLEGTKAQYLSAKALKKQSWRFHTKYMMWFQRHEEPKTITDEFEQGTYIYFDYEKWGQRKKEGFTFEYRYLEDRDLQ, from the exons ATGGCTGATAAGAGAAAACTCCAAG GTGAAATTGACAGATGTTTGAAAAAGGTAGCTGAAGGCGTAGAACAGTTTGAAGACATTTGGCAGAAG CTTCACAATGCAGCCAATGCCAACCAAAAGGAAAAATATGAGGCAGACCTTAAAAAAGAGATTAAAAAGCTACAG CGATTGAGGGATCAGATAAAAACATGGGTGGCATCAAATGAGATCAAAGACAAAAGGCAGCTAGTGGAGAATCGCAAGGTCATAGAGACG CAAATGGAGCGGTTTAAGGTGGTAGAGCGGGAGACAAAGACGAAGGCCTACTCTAAAGAAGGCCTGGGGCTCGCCCTGAAAGTGGACCCAGCTCAGAGGGAGAAAGAAGAGACGGGAAACTGGCTAACG AATACGATAGACACTCTAAATATGCAGGTGGACCAGTTTGAGAGTGAGGTGGAATCCCTCTTCATTCAAACCAggaagaagaaaggagagaaagag AAGCAGGATCGCATTGAGGAGCTAAAGAGGTTTATAGAAAGGCATAGGTACCACATTCGCATGCTGGAGACCATCCTGCGCATGCTAGACAACGACTCGGTGCAGGTGGACTCCATCCAGAAGATCAAGGACGACGTGGAGTACTACATGGAGTCGTCACAGGACCCAGACTTTGAGGAGAACGAGTTCATTTACGACGACCTGGATCTGGAGGACATCC ctgcaGCGCTGGTGGCCACCTCTCCGACGGGCATGGGGAACATAGAGGATGAGATGTTCCTCCACTCGAGCAGCActcccacctccaccacctcctcttcccccatccctccatccccggCCACCTGCACTGCT GAGAACTCTGAGGACGATAAGAAGAGAGGGCGGTCGACAGACAGTGACGTTAGTCAG TCTCCTGCGAAGAACGGCACTTCCTCCTTGTTGTTGTCCTTTTCCTCGTCCGCCAATTCCgggtcctcttcttcttcctcctctcttgtcTCCATGGCCGCCGTTGTCGGAGGCAACCCTGGGATTCCCACAAGCAACAGTCTAATAGGAAGCTTCAGCAGCGCCGTGCAACAACATCAGCCTCAACCTCCACAGCAACCAGTCCTGCAGCCActgcaacaaccacaacaaccccaaacaaaacCTTGCACCCCCAGCCCACCCagccaccccctcctctccaccgccccctctctccccacaccTATCTCAGCCTCCCCAAACTCCCTGCCCCAGGTCTCGTCTGGTCATATCCTCAACTCCAGCCTAGGCCTTGGGTTAGGCCTGGGTAAAGTTGGCATGACGGGGACAAGCAGTGCCAACTCAATGTCTGGTCTGGGCCTGACTGGGATGTCTGCCTCTCTGAACACCATGGCAGGCCTGCTCTCTGGGTCCACCCATGCCCCTTACGCCCAGGCAGCTGCGTTGGGAGGCCTGGGTCTGAGTACCACCACCCAGTCCAGTGTCTCAGTGGAGAGCTCCTCCATCCCCACCTCTTGCACCAGTGGAGTGACCACCAACGGGGCTGGGACAGGCCTGGGCCTGCTGGGGTCCAGCCCAGCACACGGCTCCCTGACTGGGGGGATCCTGGGCCTGGTGCCTGGGCAGAGTGTGATCCCTGGGCCCCCTCAGATCCCTCTCAGCCCGGTCGGTGCTGCCCCTGGAGGGGCAATGGGGATGATGGGAGGAAACGGAGGAAGCATGGGGCCAATCGGAGGAGGAGTTGGGTCGAACGCAGCCCCTGCCAGACCGCCCAGTGGACTGAAGCAGAACGGAAGCACAA GTTACAGTGCTGTGGTGGCAGAGAGCACAGCAGAGTCCGCCTTCAGCACACCCAGCCAATCACAGAGCAGCCAGCCTTCCTCGCTGACCTCCTCAGCCAGTCAGCC tatgGACAACGGTCCCAGCCTCATCAGCTCCATCACCTTGCCCCCCAGCTCTCCGTCCCCCTCGTTTTCGGACAGTATCCCCGGTGGTGGGAGTCTCCTCAACGGACCCCACTCCTACACACAGGCCTCTGAGGGCCTCAag CTTCCTACAGACCTCCGTCAGATACTGATGGAGCCCAGAATGTCAGCGCAGGCCCCAGAGCCGCCAGGGGCCATGGCAACAGCCACTAACACACGAAAGAGAAAGCAGTGTCAG gccccgGAGCCTCTGAGTTCTCTGAAGGCGATGGCTGAGAGAGCAGCATTAGGATCAGGTCTGGATGGAGAGATCCCCAACCTGCACCTCACAGACAGAG aCATCTTCTCTGGTTCGTCGGCTGCCCCCGGCACGCCCGCGGCCCCCCAGCCCTCCCTATCGGAGGTGAGCATCCCCCCTTCCCTGGGGGTGTGTCCCCTGGGTCCCACTCCCCTCTCCAAGGACCAGGTGTACCAGCAGACCATGCAGGAGTCTGCTTGGACACACATGCCGCACCCCTCAGACTCCGAGAGGATCAG GCAATACCTGATGAGGAACCCATGCCCCACCCTGCCGTTCCATCATCAGATGCCCCCCCACCACTCAGACTCTATAGAGTTCTACCAGAGACTGTCCACAGAGACTCTCTTCTTCATCTTCTACTACctggag GGCACTAAAGCTCAGTACCTGTCAGCCAAGGCTCTGAAGAAGCAGTCGTGGAGGTTCCACACCAAGTACATGATGTGGTTCCAGAGGCACGAAGAACCCAAGACTATCACTGATGAGTTTGAACAG GGCACTTACATCTACTTTGACTATGAGAAGTGGGGTCAGAGGAAGAAGGAGGGGTTCACCTTTGAGTACAGGTACCTGGAAGACCGAGACCTGCAGTGA
- the LOC106605754 gene encoding CCR4-NOT transcription complex subunit 3 isoform X1: MADKRKLQGEIDRCLKKVAEGVEQFEDIWQKLHNAANANQKEKYEADLKKEIKKLQRLRDQIKTWVASNEIKDKRQLVENRKVIETQMERFKVVERETKTKAYSKEGLGLALKVDPAQREKEETGNWLTNTIDTLNMQVDQFESEVESLFIQTRKKKGEKEKQDRIEELKRFIERHRYHIRMLETILRMLDNDSVQVDSIQKIKDDVEYYMESSQDPDFEENEFIYDDLDLEDIRESPMDSQELDDESWDDHDDDAHAISSAALVATSPTGMGNIEDEMFLHSSSTPTSTTSSSPIPPSPATCTAENSEDDKKRGRSTDSDVSQSPAKNGTSSLLLSFSSSANSGSSSSSSSLVSMAAVVGGNPGIPTSNSLIGSFSSAVQQHQPQPPQQPVLQPLQQPQQPQTKPCTPSPPSHPLLSTAPSLPTPISASPNSLPQVSSGHILNSSLGLGLGLGKVGMTGTSSANSMSGLGLTGMSASLNTMAGLLSGSTHAPYAQAAALGGLGLSTTTQSSVSVESSSIPTSCTSGVTTNGAGTGLGLLGSSPAHGSLTGGILGLVPGQSVIPGPPQIPLSPVGAAPGGAMGMMGGNGGSMGPIGGGVGSNAAPARPPSGLKQNGSTSYSAVVAESTAESAFSTPSQSQSSQPSSLTSSASQPMDNGPSLISSITLPPSSPSPSFSDSIPGGGSLLNGPHSYTQASEGLKLPTDLRQILMEPRMSAQAPEPPGAMATATNTRKRKQCQAPEPLSSLKAMAERAALGSGLDGEIPNLHLTDRDIFSGSSAAPGTPAAPQPSLSEVSIPPSLGVCPLGPTPLSKDQVYQQTMQESAWTHMPHPSDSERIRQYLMRNPCPTLPFHHQMPPHHSDSIEFYQRLSTETLFFIFYYLEGTKAQYLSAKALKKQSWRFHTKYMMWFQRHEEPKTITDEFEQGTYIYFDYEKWGQRKKEGFTFEYRYLEDRDLQ; this comes from the exons ATGGCTGATAAGAGAAAACTCCAAG GTGAAATTGACAGATGTTTGAAAAAGGTAGCTGAAGGCGTAGAACAGTTTGAAGACATTTGGCAGAAG CTTCACAATGCAGCCAATGCCAACCAAAAGGAAAAATATGAGGCAGACCTTAAAAAAGAGATTAAAAAGCTACAG CGATTGAGGGATCAGATAAAAACATGGGTGGCATCAAATGAGATCAAAGACAAAAGGCAGCTAGTGGAGAATCGCAAGGTCATAGAGACG CAAATGGAGCGGTTTAAGGTGGTAGAGCGGGAGACAAAGACGAAGGCCTACTCTAAAGAAGGCCTGGGGCTCGCCCTGAAAGTGGACCCAGCTCAGAGGGAGAAAGAAGAGACGGGAAACTGGCTAACG AATACGATAGACACTCTAAATATGCAGGTGGACCAGTTTGAGAGTGAGGTGGAATCCCTCTTCATTCAAACCAggaagaagaaaggagagaaagag AAGCAGGATCGCATTGAGGAGCTAAAGAGGTTTATAGAAAGGCATAGGTACCACATTCGCATGCTGGAGACCATCCTGCGCATGCTAGACAACGACTCGGTGCAGGTGGACTCCATCCAGAAGATCAAGGACGACGTGGAGTACTACATGGAGTCGTCACAGGACCCAGACTTTGAGGAGAACGAGTTCATTTACGACGACCTGGATCTGGAGGACATCCGTGAGTCGCCCATGGACAGCCAGGAGCTCGATGACGAGTCCTGGGATGATCATGATGATGATGCTCATGCTATCAGCT ctgcaGCGCTGGTGGCCACCTCTCCGACGGGCATGGGGAACATAGAGGATGAGATGTTCCTCCACTCGAGCAGCActcccacctccaccacctcctcttcccccatccctccatccccggCCACCTGCACTGCT GAGAACTCTGAGGACGATAAGAAGAGAGGGCGGTCGACAGACAGTGACGTTAGTCAG TCTCCTGCGAAGAACGGCACTTCCTCCTTGTTGTTGTCCTTTTCCTCGTCCGCCAATTCCgggtcctcttcttcttcctcctctcttgtcTCCATGGCCGCCGTTGTCGGAGGCAACCCTGGGATTCCCACAAGCAACAGTCTAATAGGAAGCTTCAGCAGCGCCGTGCAACAACATCAGCCTCAACCTCCACAGCAACCAGTCCTGCAGCCActgcaacaaccacaacaaccccaaacaaaacCTTGCACCCCCAGCCCACCCagccaccccctcctctccaccgccccctctctccccacaccTATCTCAGCCTCCCCAAACTCCCTGCCCCAGGTCTCGTCTGGTCATATCCTCAACTCCAGCCTAGGCCTTGGGTTAGGCCTGGGTAAAGTTGGCATGACGGGGACAAGCAGTGCCAACTCAATGTCTGGTCTGGGCCTGACTGGGATGTCTGCCTCTCTGAACACCATGGCAGGCCTGCTCTCTGGGTCCACCCATGCCCCTTACGCCCAGGCAGCTGCGTTGGGAGGCCTGGGTCTGAGTACCACCACCCAGTCCAGTGTCTCAGTGGAGAGCTCCTCCATCCCCACCTCTTGCACCAGTGGAGTGACCACCAACGGGGCTGGGACAGGCCTGGGCCTGCTGGGGTCCAGCCCAGCACACGGCTCCCTGACTGGGGGGATCCTGGGCCTGGTGCCTGGGCAGAGTGTGATCCCTGGGCCCCCTCAGATCCCTCTCAGCCCGGTCGGTGCTGCCCCTGGAGGGGCAATGGGGATGATGGGAGGAAACGGAGGAAGCATGGGGCCAATCGGAGGAGGAGTTGGGTCGAACGCAGCCCCTGCCAGACCGCCCAGTGGACTGAAGCAGAACGGAAGCACAA GTTACAGTGCTGTGGTGGCAGAGAGCACAGCAGAGTCCGCCTTCAGCACACCCAGCCAATCACAGAGCAGCCAGCCTTCCTCGCTGACCTCCTCAGCCAGTCAGCC tatgGACAACGGTCCCAGCCTCATCAGCTCCATCACCTTGCCCCCCAGCTCTCCGTCCCCCTCGTTTTCGGACAGTATCCCCGGTGGTGGGAGTCTCCTCAACGGACCCCACTCCTACACACAGGCCTCTGAGGGCCTCAag CTTCCTACAGACCTCCGTCAGATACTGATGGAGCCCAGAATGTCAGCGCAGGCCCCAGAGCCGCCAGGGGCCATGGCAACAGCCACTAACACACGAAAGAGAAAGCAGTGTCAG gccccgGAGCCTCTGAGTTCTCTGAAGGCGATGGCTGAGAGAGCAGCATTAGGATCAGGTCTGGATGGAGAGATCCCCAACCTGCACCTCACAGACAGAG aCATCTTCTCTGGTTCGTCGGCTGCCCCCGGCACGCCCGCGGCCCCCCAGCCCTCCCTATCGGAGGTGAGCATCCCCCCTTCCCTGGGGGTGTGTCCCCTGGGTCCCACTCCCCTCTCCAAGGACCAGGTGTACCAGCAGACCATGCAGGAGTCTGCTTGGACACACATGCCGCACCCCTCAGACTCCGAGAGGATCAG GCAATACCTGATGAGGAACCCATGCCCCACCCTGCCGTTCCATCATCAGATGCCCCCCCACCACTCAGACTCTATAGAGTTCTACCAGAGACTGTCCACAGAGACTCTCTTCTTCATCTTCTACTACctggag GGCACTAAAGCTCAGTACCTGTCAGCCAAGGCTCTGAAGAAGCAGTCGTGGAGGTTCCACACCAAGTACATGATGTGGTTCCAGAGGCACGAAGAACCCAAGACTATCACTGATGAGTTTGAACAG GGCACTTACATCTACTTTGACTATGAGAAGTGGGGTCAGAGGAAGAAGGAGGGGTTCACCTTTGAGTACAGGTACCTGGAAGACCGAGACCTGCAGTGA
- the LOC106605754 gene encoding CCR4-NOT transcription complex subunit 3 isoform X7 — MADKRKLQGEIDRCLKKVAEGVEQFEDIWQKLHNAANANQKEKYEADLKKEIKKLQRLRDQIKTWVASNEIKDKRQLVENRKVIETQMERFKVVERETKTKAYSKEGLGLALKVDPAQREKEETGNWLTNTIDTLNMQVDQFESEVESLFIQTRKKKGEKEKQDRIEELKRFIERHRYHIRMLETILRMLDNDSVQVDSIQKIKDDVEYYMESSQDPDFEENEFIYDDLDLEDIRESPMDSQELDDESWDDHDDDAHAISSAALVATSPTGMGNIEDEMFLHSSSTPTSTTSSSPIPPSPATCTAENSEDDKKRGRSTDSDVSQSPAKNGTSSLLLSFSSSANSGSSSSSSSLVSMAAVVGGNPGIPTSNSLIGSFSSAVQQHQPQPPQQPVLQPLQQPQQPQTKPCTPSPPSHPLLSTAPSLPTPISASPNSLPQVSSGHILNSSLGLGLGLGKVGMTGTSSANSMSGLGLTGMSASLNTMAGLLSGSTHAPYAQAAALGGLGLSTTTQSSVSVESSSIPTSCTSGVTTNGAGTGLGLLGSSPAHGSLTGGILGLVPGQSVIPGPPQIPLSPVGAAPGGAMGMMGGNGGSMGPIGGGVGSNAAPARPPSGLKQNGSTSYSAVVAESTAESAFSTPSQSQSSQPSSLTSSASQPMDNGPSLISSITLPPSSPSPSFSDSIPGGGSLLNGPHSYTQASEGLKAPEPLSSLKAMAERAALGSGLDGEIPNLHLTDRDIFSGSSAAPGTPAAPQPSLSEVSIPPSLGVCPLGPTPLSKDQVYQQTMQESAWTHMPHPSDSERIRQYLMRNPCPTLPFHHQMPPHHSDSIEFYQRLSTETLFFIFYYLEGTKAQYLSAKALKKQSWRFHTKYMMWFQRHEEPKTITDEFEQGTYIYFDYEKWGQRKKEGFTFEYRYLEDRDLQ; from the exons ATGGCTGATAAGAGAAAACTCCAAG GTGAAATTGACAGATGTTTGAAAAAGGTAGCTGAAGGCGTAGAACAGTTTGAAGACATTTGGCAGAAG CTTCACAATGCAGCCAATGCCAACCAAAAGGAAAAATATGAGGCAGACCTTAAAAAAGAGATTAAAAAGCTACAG CGATTGAGGGATCAGATAAAAACATGGGTGGCATCAAATGAGATCAAAGACAAAAGGCAGCTAGTGGAGAATCGCAAGGTCATAGAGACG CAAATGGAGCGGTTTAAGGTGGTAGAGCGGGAGACAAAGACGAAGGCCTACTCTAAAGAAGGCCTGGGGCTCGCCCTGAAAGTGGACCCAGCTCAGAGGGAGAAAGAAGAGACGGGAAACTGGCTAACG AATACGATAGACACTCTAAATATGCAGGTGGACCAGTTTGAGAGTGAGGTGGAATCCCTCTTCATTCAAACCAggaagaagaaaggagagaaagag AAGCAGGATCGCATTGAGGAGCTAAAGAGGTTTATAGAAAGGCATAGGTACCACATTCGCATGCTGGAGACCATCCTGCGCATGCTAGACAACGACTCGGTGCAGGTGGACTCCATCCAGAAGATCAAGGACGACGTGGAGTACTACATGGAGTCGTCACAGGACCCAGACTTTGAGGAGAACGAGTTCATTTACGACGACCTGGATCTGGAGGACATCCGTGAGTCGCCCATGGACAGCCAGGAGCTCGATGACGAGTCCTGGGATGATCATGATGATGATGCTCATGCTATCAGCT ctgcaGCGCTGGTGGCCACCTCTCCGACGGGCATGGGGAACATAGAGGATGAGATGTTCCTCCACTCGAGCAGCActcccacctccaccacctcctcttcccccatccctccatccccggCCACCTGCACTGCT GAGAACTCTGAGGACGATAAGAAGAGAGGGCGGTCGACAGACAGTGACGTTAGTCAG TCTCCTGCGAAGAACGGCACTTCCTCCTTGTTGTTGTCCTTTTCCTCGTCCGCCAATTCCgggtcctcttcttcttcctcctctcttgtcTCCATGGCCGCCGTTGTCGGAGGCAACCCTGGGATTCCCACAAGCAACAGTCTAATAGGAAGCTTCAGCAGCGCCGTGCAACAACATCAGCCTCAACCTCCACAGCAACCAGTCCTGCAGCCActgcaacaaccacaacaaccccaaacaaaacCTTGCACCCCCAGCCCACCCagccaccccctcctctccaccgccccctctctccccacaccTATCTCAGCCTCCCCAAACTCCCTGCCCCAGGTCTCGTCTGGTCATATCCTCAACTCCAGCCTAGGCCTTGGGTTAGGCCTGGGTAAAGTTGGCATGACGGGGACAAGCAGTGCCAACTCAATGTCTGGTCTGGGCCTGACTGGGATGTCTGCCTCTCTGAACACCATGGCAGGCCTGCTCTCTGGGTCCACCCATGCCCCTTACGCCCAGGCAGCTGCGTTGGGAGGCCTGGGTCTGAGTACCACCACCCAGTCCAGTGTCTCAGTGGAGAGCTCCTCCATCCCCACCTCTTGCACCAGTGGAGTGACCACCAACGGGGCTGGGACAGGCCTGGGCCTGCTGGGGTCCAGCCCAGCACACGGCTCCCTGACTGGGGGGATCCTGGGCCTGGTGCCTGGGCAGAGTGTGATCCCTGGGCCCCCTCAGATCCCTCTCAGCCCGGTCGGTGCTGCCCCTGGAGGGGCAATGGGGATGATGGGAGGAAACGGAGGAAGCATGGGGCCAATCGGAGGAGGAGTTGGGTCGAACGCAGCCCCTGCCAGACCGCCCAGTGGACTGAAGCAGAACGGAAGCACAA GTTACAGTGCTGTGGTGGCAGAGAGCACAGCAGAGTCCGCCTTCAGCACACCCAGCCAATCACAGAGCAGCCAGCCTTCCTCGCTGACCTCCTCAGCCAGTCAGCC tatgGACAACGGTCCCAGCCTCATCAGCTCCATCACCTTGCCCCCCAGCTCTCCGTCCCCCTCGTTTTCGGACAGTATCCCCGGTGGTGGGAGTCTCCTCAACGGACCCCACTCCTACACACAGGCCTCTGAGGGCCTCAag gccccgGAGCCTCTGAGTTCTCTGAAGGCGATGGCTGAGAGAGCAGCATTAGGATCAGGTCTGGATGGAGAGATCCCCAACCTGCACCTCACAGACAGAG aCATCTTCTCTGGTTCGTCGGCTGCCCCCGGCACGCCCGCGGCCCCCCAGCCCTCCCTATCGGAGGTGAGCATCCCCCCTTCCCTGGGGGTGTGTCCCCTGGGTCCCACTCCCCTCTCCAAGGACCAGGTGTACCAGCAGACCATGCAGGAGTCTGCTTGGACACACATGCCGCACCCCTCAGACTCCGAGAGGATCAG GCAATACCTGATGAGGAACCCATGCCCCACCCTGCCGTTCCATCATCAGATGCCCCCCCACCACTCAGACTCTATAGAGTTCTACCAGAGACTGTCCACAGAGACTCTCTTCTTCATCTTCTACTACctggag GGCACTAAAGCTCAGTACCTGTCAGCCAAGGCTCTGAAGAAGCAGTCGTGGAGGTTCCACACCAAGTACATGATGTGGTTCCAGAGGCACGAAGAACCCAAGACTATCACTGATGAGTTTGAACAG GGCACTTACATCTACTTTGACTATGAGAAGTGGGGTCAGAGGAAGAAGGAGGGGTTCACCTTTGAGTACAGGTACCTGGAAGACCGAGACCTGCAGTGA